The genome window tgttccaacatcagaAGGAACATCTTCAATGAGCTCAAAATAACCTTCTTAAAATGTTTTCATACTTGAAGTCGGTAAATTAAAGAAAATGTAACTTTTGTGGTTCTAATAATATCAAAGTGATGAACTGAAGACACTACTTACCTTTCTCCTTCTTGAGGTCATCTGTAAACACGTAGAGTAGATGGAAGACAGTGAGAACATCATTAACATGAACACAAGAagatgtagtctctctctgggactcctTGGTCGGGATTCAATCCAATGTGTAGTATACCGCAGGGCACTTCACATCTGACAAAGCACTTTTTAAAGGCATTTTCCACCAGCATTCACGGAGATCACATTCATGGTAAACAATGCACATGTCGATTCATGTATAAAATACTTTTAAAAGTCTGTTATAGTGTGCTGCGTTATAATGCGCTTTGAATTGAATCCCAGCCCTTGTCTCATACCACAGTTCCAACATCAGAAGGAACATAAATGTGCTCAGCAACCAAAAAAAGACTTAAAATGCTTCAGATAATTCTTGCAAAGtgatgatatgaagacaataCTTACCTCGCTGCTCGGTGAGGTTATCTGTAaacatgtagagtagatggaaGACAGTGAGAACATCATTAACACTAGAAGATGTAGTCTCTCTCTAGGACTTATATCACTTCTCAAACGTCGCAAATCCTAATTTAGTTCCACCATCTAAATGAGTCCAGCGTACCTCTGTGAGACAACTTCTCCAATGAAGATATTCTAACCTACCACCACATCTTAATTTCATTAATTAAATGTGACTGGTCCATCAGTGATCCAGGTGTAACAAAGACTACCTCTCTATACTCTACTGGGCCTATACAGCCTCAacacatcctgttctagaacatcaACATTAATGTGAATGGTCAATCAGTGATCCaggtatatcctgcctgtttggccctgtccgggggtatcatcagatggggccacagtgtcttctgatccctcctgtctcagcctccagtatttatgctgcagtagtttatgtgtcggggggctagggtcagtctgttacatctggagtatttctcttgtcttatccggtgtcctgtgtgaatttaaatatgctctctctaattctctttctctctttctttctttctctcagaggacctgagccctaggaccatgcctcaggactacctggcatgatgactccttgctgtccccagtccacctggccgtgctgctgctccagtttcaactgttctgcctgcggctatggaaccctgacctgttcaccggacgtgcttgttgcaccctcgacaactactatgattattattatttgaccatgctggtcatttatgaacattttaacatcttgaccatgttctgttataatctccacccggcacagccagaagaggactggccacccctcatagcctggttcctctctaggtttcttcctaggtttttggcctttctagggagtttttcctagggagtttttcctagccaccgtgcttctttcacatgcattgcttgctgtttggggttttaggctgggtttctgtacagcactttgagatatcagctgatgtacgaagggctatataaatacatttgatttgatgatcagagactacctctctctagtctagtggtcctctacagtctcaacacatcctgttctagaacatcaacattaatgtgactggtccatcagtgatccaggtgtatcagagactacctctctctagtctagtggtcctttacagcctcaacacatcctgttctagaacatcaacattagtgtgactggtccatcagtgatccaggtgtatcagagactacctctctctagtctagtggtcctctacagtctcaacacatcctgttctagaacatcaacattaatgtgactggtccatcagtgatccaggtgtatcagagactacctctctctagtctagtggtcctctacagcctcaacacatcctgttctagaacatcaacattaatgtgactggtccatcagtgatccaggtgtatcagagactacctctctctagtctagtggtcctctacagcctcaacacatcctgttctagaacatcaacattaatgtgcctggtccatcagtgatccaggtgtatcagagactacctctctctagtctagtggtcctctacagcctcaacacatcctgttctagaacatcaacattaatgtgcctggtccatcagtgatccaggtgtatcagagactacctctctctagtctagtggtcctctacagtctcaacacatcctgttctagaacatcaacattaatgtgcctggtccatcagtgatccaggtgtatcagagactacctctctctagtctagtggtcctctacagtctcaacacatcctgttctagaacatcaACATTAATGTGCCTGGTCCATCAGTTATCCAGGTGTAtcagagactacctctctctaATCTAGTGGTCATCTACAGTCTCAacacatcctgttctagaacatcaacattaatgtgactggtccatcagtgatccaggtgtatcagagactacctctctctagtctagtggtcctctacagtctcaacacatcctgttctagaacatcaacattaatgtgactggtccatcagtgatccaggtgtatgagagactacctctctctagtctagtggtcctctacagtctcaacacatcctgttctagaacatcaacattaatgtgactggtccatcagtgatccaggtgtatcagagactacctctctctagtctagtggtCATCTACAGTCTCAacacatcctgttctagaacatcaACATTAATGTGACTGGTCCATCAGTGATCCAGGTGTATCAGAGTTAAGGACAATAAAACCACTACTTTCCCCGCTGCAGTTTTAGTTGAACTATTATCACACCTGCAGATTAAAATCAATCATCAGTGTTAACATGTTAATGACCTGCAGATTAAAATCAGTCATCAGTGTTAACATGTTAATCACCTGCAAGTGTAGTATATTATCCTGTATCCATAGAATACAACCACAGTGATGTGGTGAGGTTGAAAAAAACATTGCAGACATTTATGTCTAACAATGAAACATTCATATCATCTCTCCATTACCTTTATTATTGCATATgcagtagatagccagagctaaCCCAATCACAGTGATGGCTCCCaaacagcataacacaatcaagGACATTTTCCATGGGGTTGTGTCAAATAACtcacctaaaacacacacatcaacaacagggtttggtactaatactaccacacatcattacacatcaacaacaggttttggtactaatactaccacacaaatcattacacatcaacaacagggtttggtactaatactaccacacatcattacacatcaacaacagggtttggtactaatactaccacacatcaacaacagggtttggtactaatactaccacacaaatcattacacatcaacaacagggtttggtactaatactaccacacatcattacacatcaacaacagggtttggtactaatactaccacacacatcattacacatcaacaatagggtttggtactaatactaccacacacatcattacacatcaacaacagggtttggtactaatactaccacacacatcattacacatcaacaacagggtttggtactaatactaccacacacatcaatacacatcaacaacaggttttggtactaatactaacacacacatcattacacatcaacaacagggtttggtactaatactaacacacacatcaacaacagggtttggtactaatactaccacacatcattacacatcaacaacagggtttggtactaatactaacacacatcattacacatcaacaacagggtttggtactaatactaacacacacatcattacacatcaacaacagggtttggtactaatactaacacacacatcaacaacagggtttggtactaatactaccacacatcattacacatcaacaacagggtttggtactaatactaacacacatcattacacatcaacaacagggtttggtactaatactaccacacatcattacacatcaacaacagggtttggtactaatactaccacacatcaacaacagggtttggtactaatactaccacacacatcattacacatcaacaacagggtttggaacGAATACTACCACACaaatcattacacatcaacaacagggtttggtactaatactaccacacacatcattacacatcaacaacaggttttggtactaatactaccacacattttacacatcaacaacagggtttggtactaatactaccacatatcattacacatcaacaacagggttttgTACTAATACtaacacacatcattacacatcaacaacagggtttggtactaatactaccacacacatcattacacatcaacaacagggtttggtactaatactaacacacacatcattacacatcaacaacagggtttggtactaatactaccacacatcaacaacagggtttggtactaatactaccacacaaatcattacacatcaacaacagggtttggtactaatactaccacacatcattacacatcaacaacagggtttggtactaatactaccacacatcattacacatcaacaacagggtttggtactaatactaacacacacatcaacaacagggtttggtactaatactaccacacatcattacacatcaacaacagggtttggtactaatactaacacacatcattacacatcaacaacagggtttggtactaatactaccacacatcattacacatcaacaacagggtttggtactaatactaccacacatcaacaacagggtttggtactaatactaccacacaaatcattacacatcaacaacagggtttggaactaatactaccacacacatcattacacatcaacaacagggtttggtactaatactaccacacacatcattacacatcaacaacagggtttggtactaatactaccacacacatcgttacacatcaacaacagggtttggtactaatactaccacacatcaacaacaggttttggtactaatactaccacacattttacacatcaacaacaggttttggtactaatactaccacatatcattacacatcaacaacagggttttgTACTAATACtaacacacatcattacacatcaacaacagggtttggtactaatactaccacacacatcattacacatcaacaacagggtttggtactaatactaccacacatcaacaacagggtttggtactaatactaccacacaaatcattacacatcaacaacagggtttggtactaatactaccacacatcattacacatcaacaacagggtttggtactaatactaccacacatcattacacatcaacaacagggtttggtactaatactaccacacacatcaatacacatcaacaacaggttttggtactaatactaccacacattacacatcaacaacaggttttggtactaatactaccacacatcattacacatcaacaacagggtttggtactaatactaccacacatcattacacatcaacaacagggtttggtactaatactaccacacatcattacacatcaacaacagggtttggtactaatactaccacacatcattacacatcaacaacagggtttggtactaatactaccacacatcattacacatcaacaacagggtttggtactaatactaccacacatcattacacatcaacaacagggtttggtactaatactaccacacatcattacacatcaacaacagggtttggtactaatactaccacacatcaacaacagggtttggtactaatactaccacacagcaGTTGAGTGTATCATAATAAACCCTAATCTTTTGTATTGTTGTCTCAAAGCCTTTGGTTAAAACATATACTGGACATTAACACATCAATATCTCCAGTGTTTCATGTCTAAATAATATTATGTTGTTACTCACTAGGGAGGTGAACCTCTGTCTCCATCTTCTCATTGATCCGGCTCTGTTGGACTCTGCAGGTAAAGCGGTTGGTGTCAGTCTCCTGGACAATGACATGTTGTTTGACTCTGTAGAATCCCttgaagtctctgtgtgtctcaagaGTTCGAGCAGAGAAATGGACTCCTTTACTGTCCAGCCACAGCAGCTCAGGCTCAGGGTGCCAGCCTTCTGATTCACACAGcagacccatccctccctctctgtgtccctcaaTGGACACCACTGGCTTGGAtcctacagctacagacacacagataacATCCAGTCTAACTGGTGACAGGCTGTAAACAAATAGACACATACTGTATCCAGTAATattctctctagggtagggggcagtatttgcacggccggataaaaaacgtacccgatttaatctggttattactactgcccagaaactagaatatgcatataattgtttgatttggatagaaaacaccctaaagtttctaaaactgtttaatggtgtctgtgagtataactgaactcatatggcaggcaaaaacctgagaagattccttacaggaagtgccctctctgaccatttcttggccttctacactctctttattgaaaactgaggatctctgctgtaatgtgacacttcctacggctcccataggctctcagaaggcggcagaacgttgaatgatgactttgcaggccatggctgaaaaacagtaccgcatttggtaagtggtcgatcagagaacaatgagactggtgcacgcgtgcacgagaagagtccattttagatttttagtctttgatcgaaaacagggtttcccggtcggaatattatcgcttttttacgagaaaaatcgcataaaaattgattttaaacagcgtttgacatgctttgaagtacggtaatggaatatttagacattttttgtcacgatacgcgccggcgcgtcacccttcgttacccttcggatagtgtcttgaacgcacaaacaaaatagaggatatttgaacataactatggattattttgaaccaaaccaacatttgttattgaagtagaagtcctgggagtgcattctgacgaagaatgcACTtccaatttttgttatagtaaatctgagtttggtgagtgccaaacttggtgggtgtcaaaatagctagcccgtgatggcgagctatctactcagaatattgcaaaatgtgcttttgccgaaaagctattttaaaatcggacatagcgattgcataaaggagttctgtatctataattcttaaaataattgttatgttttttgtgaacgtttatcgtgagtaatttagtaaattcaccagaagtttgcggttggtatgctagttctgaacgtcacatgctaatgtaaaaagctggtttttgatataaatatgaacttgattgaacaaaacatgcatgtattgtataacataatgtcctaggagtgtcatctgatgaagatcatcaaaggttagtgctgcatttagctgtggtttgggtttatgtgacattatatgctagcttgaaaaatgggtgtctgattatttctggctgggtactctgatgacataatctaatgttttgctttcgttgtaaatcggacagtgtggttagattaatgagagtcttgtctttaaaatggtgtaaaatagtcatatgtttgagatattgaagtaatagcatttctaaggtatttgaatatcgcgccacgggattccactggctgttgagtaggtgggacgattttgtcccacatAACCTAGAGAGGATATGAAGGTAAGAGGTGATGTCATTGTACTGTAGTTAGATTATTACATTAACATGAGAATAAACCTTACCTTTAACGAGGACTTGAATAGTGAAATCATCATACCAGCTCTTTGACTGAATTAAGCATTTGTAACGTCCCTCATCAGTGCCTTGTACCCTGGTCAGTTTCAAAGAGGTGTTTCCCCTCCACAGTTCCTCTTTAAACAGTGAAGTTCTTCCTCTATAGGAGGGAATCTGATCCTCTTGTATAATTCTGTGGTTTTGGTAACGATAGACACGGTCGTCTATGAAGTCCAGGTTCAGCCAATCCACTGTCATGTCctcagcactgatgttgggtttGAGGTAACAGGGCAGAATGATGTCATCACCAGCCACAACAGCAATGACATCAGTTGGACCAAGAACCTCAAACCTCTCTGAAGAGAACAGACAGATGAACAGTTTCAATAGTTTAAAGTGTTCTCCTCTgtcatctgcactgatctgaaatACACTGTAGTATA of Salmo salar chromosome ssa01, Ssal_v3.1, whole genome shotgun sequence contains these proteins:
- the LOC123724366 gene encoding butyrophilin subfamily 2 member A1 isoform X1, with translation MKVTQLDCLCVILLHLLHTAGSERFEVLGPTDVIAVVAGDDIILPCYLKPNISAEDMTVDWLNLDFIDDRVYRYQNHRIIQEDQIPSYRGRTSLFKEELWRGNTSLKLTRVQGTDEGRYKCLIQSKSWYDDFTIQVLVKAVGSKPVVSIEGHREGGMGLLCESEGWHPEPELLWLDSKGVHFSARTLETHRDFKGFYRVKQHVIVQETDTNRFTCRVQQSRINEKMETEVHLPSELFDTTPWKMSLIVLCCLGAITVIGLALAIYCICNNKDNLTEQRDDLKKEKDDLTEKLDDHKRKLEILTSQLDFVNTNWSPDVETIRRHAVDLTLDPDSAHCNLILSQDGKQVRHGKLNQVLSDYRKRYKNCSGILGNVGFSRKFYYEVQVEGKTEWTLGVVRRPINRNERSRPIPYKGYWTVELKNGEYTAHADSPVTLSLREKPQKVGVFVDYEKGQVSFFNVEDRSHIYSFTGSKFSKKLYPFFNPGGSDSVSLVICPVDATD
- the LOC123724366 gene encoding butyrophilin subfamily 2 member A1 isoform X3 translates to MTVDWLNLDFIDDRVYRYQNHRIIQEDQIPSYRGRTSLFKEELWRGNTSLKLTRVQGTDEGRYKCLIQSKSWYDDFTIQVLVKAVGSKPVVSIEGHREGGMGLLCESEGWHPEPELLWLDSKGVHFSARTLETHRDFKGFYRVKQHVIVQETDTNRFTCRVQQSRINEKMETEVHLPSELFDTTPWKMSLIVLCCLGAITVIGLALAIYCICNNKDNLTEQRDDLKKEKDDLTEKLDDHKRKLEILTSQLDFVNTNWSPDVETIRRHAVDLTLDPDSAHCNLILSQDGKQVRHGKLNQVLSDYRKRYKNCSGILGNVGFSRKFYYEVQVEGKTEWTLGVVRRPINRNERSRPIPYKGYWTVELKNGEYTAHADSPVTLSLREKPQKVGVFVDYEKGQVSFFNVEDRSHIYSFTGSKFSKKLYPFFNPGGSDSVSLVICPVDATD